Genomic segment of Oncorhynchus tshawytscha isolate Ot180627B linkage group LG28, Otsh_v2.0, whole genome shotgun sequence:
TTTAGTGTATCGGCTCATTAGTGAGATGGAGCTGTGTGACCTAGggtacatcccaaatgacaccctattccctatatagtgcgctagttttgaccagagccctatgggaataagGAATAgcgttccatttgggatgcagccctggTCACAGATTAACTAGATAACAGGTGGAGTGTTCCAGTGGTCAGAGGCATGAAATTAGCTGTTAAGAACTAACAGTCAGGGGAAATCTAATCtgagtggtatgtgtgtgtgtgtgaacagcatGTGGTAAACTGATGAAGATCACTGGACCTGTGACAGTGAAGACCTCTGGTACACGGTTTGGAGCTTGGATGACTGATCCACAGGCCTCCCCTAGAAACAACCGGGTGAGTGGAGGgaggacagaccgacagacagagactgaaagACAGATAGTTTCTCAGACCAGGTGGTTTGATCTAAACACAGACACAAGTATGATACCTcagtttcaagggtgtttatttaaaccaaaaaataaaataaacccgGTTTCCTCCAGGAGACTTCTTCCGGGTTACCACCTTCTGGCCCCCGGGGAATGCTGTCTCCTCTTTGGTAGAACACTGAGCCCCTTGGTTCTAGCAGACCGCGAGGACGTATATCCGGTAGCAACCTCTCACCTCTTCCAACCTCTCCCTTGGGCTGACCtcctggcagctttatgggcccCTAGATTACTCTCCAGCCTCAATCAGCCACGACGACACTCCCCCTGGTGGCTAAAGTGACAAAATTCAGTATTTTGACCCTCCGTCAACCCTGTGTCACTTCTAGGAATATTTAACCCACTTAATCCCAAAATGTATCGCAAGTTTGCACCATCATTGTAAAaccctagttattttgtttctttgacaaagtcatttctaaAGATAATAATTAATTCCCTAATATTATGGTCAACACTTTTACGTGAACTgaattctcaaatcaaatcaaattttatttgtcacatgcacatggttagcagatgttaatgtgagtgtagcgaaatgcttgtgattctagttccgacaatgcagtaatttACCTCTTAATATGGTAAAACGATTTCTTTACAGAATATGTTTTGCTAAAgaaacatctaatagtcaaataaTAGCTTTAAAGCAGGTGGTTTCTTTTTGTCCCTTGTCTGGTATGTTTTGTGGTGGAAGACTGAGTGGAACGAGCAttacacgtcaaccctgttactaaTAGATAGACAGACTAGAAATGtcaattatatacatttttttttacgtgAAGCTGGCATTCAATTGTCACTCCCTGTTGCATACAACACGCTTCCATTCCTCCTGTCACAAGTTTTACGttttatgacagaatgttgaAATTCGGTATAAAATAGTTGCAGGACACTTCCAAAggattggtggaacgacccatgTGCTATGTTGTGACTAATGTACGTACAGAGTAGACCGTTAAATTGCTAATGTTCTTTTGTACTTGTGTTCTAACCCAGGTCTGGTACATGGATAGCTACACCAACAACAAGATCGTCAAAGAGTACAAGTCCATAGCAGACTTTGTTTCCGGGGCCGAGTCTCGAACCTACAACCTGCCGTTCAAGTGGGCCGGGACCGACCACGTGGTGTACAACGGCTCTCTGTACTACAACAAGGTCCAGAGTAACATCGTGGTGTGTTACCGCTTCGAGACGGGCCGCGTGGTAACCCAGAGAGCCCTGGAGAACGCCGGCTTCCACAACGTCTACCCTTACACCTGGGGAGGCTTCTCCGACATAGACCTCATGGCCGACGAGCTGGGTCTGTGGGCCGTCTACGCCACCAATCAGAACGCAGGAAACATCGTCATCAGCCAGCTCAACCCCGACACGCTACAGGTCCTCGGAACCTGGAACACGGAATATTCCAAACGGAACGCGGGGGAGTCCTTTATGATCTGCGGAACACTCTACATCACCAACTCTCACCTGACTGGTGCTAAGGTCTACTACGCGTACTCCACCAAGACATCCAGCTATGAGTACACAGACATCCCCTTCCATAACCAGTTCTTCCACATGTCCATGTTGGACTACAACGCCAGGGACCGGGCGCTGTACGGCTGGAACAATGGACACCAGGTTCTGTTCAACGTCACGTTGTTCCATATCATCAAGACAGAGGACGATTCCTGAGGAGGAAGAACCTCTGGAACACTGATTAACATTCCTGGTGTTCCGGTGTTCCGTCAGTCATTGTGGGAGTTCTGTTGTTGGGTCTCTAAATGGTATTTTTTGCTCTCTTCTTTTGACAATCCATCTTCGGATCTATTGGCTTCCCTTTCAAATTTCTAATGCAAGAATTACTAAAGATGTTGGCCTCCGAACTCTGAACTGTCTCCCAATGTCATGACAGAGTTATGATATTCTCTGGTAGTCCTACCTAGCAACCCCAATTTTCAATCATCTGGCCCTCTAACGATGACATCATGCCCTGACAGTCTTCCTCATTTTGTTCTCTTTTGACACAagcctttattttttactttatccCTGTCCTTTCAGCTactctacactggactctatgaGAGATTGTCTGGGCTTGGTAACATgcctctgattggctgggcttggTAACATgcctctgattggctgggcttggGTAACATGCCTCTGATTGGGTAACTTAGCTTTTGTATCCATTGCAACAGTATCAATAGGAGTATGCCTTATTCAGTGCAGTCTGTTCTGTAAGTCCTAGGATAACAGGTGTTCTGTCCTGCATGAATGTCTATGATAGCATGTCTAGCTCTCcgtggttgcatcccaaatggcaccctaggtcccagagggctctggtcaaaagtagcacactatatagggagtaggattTCATTTTGGATGCAACCTATGGCTGTCCTGATAGCATCGAAACTGTCTGTGGACTCTCTCGGCAaccatctctctttcccactgTAACACAATTAATGACTATTGTCtgattatactgtatatggatGAACAGGAAAATACACATTTATATACATAATTAGTGTTACATTATGGAAATAAAATGATTATTGTTTTTGATTAAGTTTTGATTTGCTCCGAACATTAGTTTGTGTTGGAACTGCAGCGATGTAGTATCTTTATTTTGTACCTTGATGAGGAATCGATTGTATGTGATAACACATTACGCTAACAGTGGTCTCTACGGGCCCTATTCAGACCTAAGATAAGTTGACTTAATACGGACTTAAGTCAAACATTTGACCTTAAAGACGGAATGCGCCGAACGGGGAAACAGTGCCACTGACCGTCTGCTAAAAAAAACGTACAGTACATATTGTGTTGTTCTATTGCGCGTACAATGGTGTCAGGGTATGGTGTCGGAGAAATGGTGTCAGAGAAATGGTGTCAGAGAAATGGTGTCAGAGTAATGGTGTCAGAGTAATGGTGTCAGAGAATTGGTGTCCGAGAAATGGTGTCAGATGAATGGTGTCAGAGTTATGGTGTCAGATAAATGGTGTCAGATGAATGGTGTCAGAGAAATGGTGTCAGATGAATGGTGTCAGATGAATGGTGTCAGAGAAATGGTGTCAGAGCAATGGGGTCAGAGAAATGGTGTCAGAAAAATTATGCCAGAGCAATGATGTCCGAAAAATGATGTCAGAGCAATGATGTCAGAGAAATGATGTCAGAGCAATGATGTCAGAGAAATGATGTCAGAGCAATGATGTCAGAGAAATGATGTCAGAGAAATGATGTCAGAGCAATGATGTCAGAGCAATGATGTCAGAGCAATGATGTCAGAGCAATGATGTCAGAGCAATGATGTCAGAGAAATGATGTCAGAGGGTAAAAAAACAGTGTTGGTTGcggtaacttctttgttgttgtgatATCTACAACGGACGTGGCTGTTGCACCATTAAGGAGTCCAGCTTTAATTCCATGTTTTAATGACTTAAGTCCAAGTCTCCAGTATGAATCGGGCCACAagaacataatatatattagcaTTTGTTAGTGATCTCTATCAGAACAAACTGAAGCGATTTTAATCAGAATTGCAGGAAAATAGCAGAGTAAATGAGCTCCTATGGCCCATTGGCccaaatttttttcccattcctccttgcaaaacagctcgagctcagtgaggttggatggagagcatttgtgaacagcagttttcagttctttccacagattctcgattggattcaggtcagtGGGGTTGACAGTGGGggttgacagtggggatggtgtgttcagggtgatgagctgtgttgcttttacgccaaacataacgttttgcattgttgccaaaaagttcaattttggtttcatctgaccagaacaccttcttccacatgtttggtgtgtctcccaggtggcttgtggcaaactttaaacgacactttttatggatatctttaagaaatggctttcttcttgccactcttccataaaggccagatttgtgcaatatacgactgattgttgtcctatggacagagtctcccacctcagctgtagatctctgcagttcatccagagtgatcatgggcctcttggctgcatctctgatcagtcttctccttgtatgagctgaaagtttagagggacggccaggtcttggtagatttgcagtggtctgatactccttccatttcaatattatcgcttgcacagtgctccttgggatgtttaaagcttgggaaatctttttgtatccaaatccggctttaaacttcttcacaacagtatctcggacctgcctggtgtgttccttgttcttcatgatgctctctgcgcttttaacggacctctgagactatcacagtgcaggtgcatttatacggagacttgattacacacaggtggattgtatttatcatcattagtcatttaggtcaacattggatcattcagagatcctcactgtacttctggagagagtttgctgcactgaaagtaaaggggctgaataattttgctgtttattcctcttcatgcggtgacatcgattaCAATGCTAcgcaatttttcagtttttgatttgttaaaaaagtttgaaatatccaataaatgtcgttccacttcatgattgtgtcccacttgttgttgattcttcacaaaaaaatacagttttatatctttatgtttgaagcctgaaatgtggcaaaaggttgcaaagttcaagggggccgaatactttcgcaaggcactgtatatacaattcTGCGGCACAAATAAAATGTCCTTATTAATTTATTAAATTGTAATGACCTCCATCTCATCTGATTTCTCCGTTTTTATATATTATGTAGGGTTTATGAAAAAAATATTCATGATGGTTAATTTATCCCACAAATCTGCACCAGATTTGTTATTTTTTATAGCTCTGGTAAAATACACTGTATTGTTGGCTGGATAGTAAAGACACAACACACAACTCTGAAGTATATCCTGAACCAGGATACCACATCACTGAAGTCTCTACTGAATCAGGATACCACATCACTGAAGTCTCTACTGAACCAGGATACCACATCACTGAAGTCTCTACTGAACCAGGATACCACATCTCTGAAGTCTCTACTGAACCAGGATCTCTGAAGTATATCCTGAACCAGAATACTGCATCCCTGTGTCGGAGGCCGGAGTTTGCTTCCCAGTCCAGGCTGACCATTTGtgatctgtctccccctctatatTCTACTGTCTGAATATAAAAATGAAACATCTTTATCTACTCTGCTATTCAACAACAGGCCTTCCCTACAGTGGTATGGTTCAGAACACCAAGTGTCTCGTGATTAATGATGGAACAGCTGCTTCATAGCCATCTCACCCTGTACGTACAGCACTTTACATTGAACTGATCAATAGATGTGATTGATGTCTTACTAATGAGATGGCATACTGTCCTCAGTGCACTATtgagggaataggatgccatttgggatacagataATATTCtctatcccaaatggcatcctattccctcaatagtgcactatgtttgaccagagctggtccaaagtagtgcactatactgtatagtgaATAGAATAGGGTGCATTTTTGTGTTGAAGACCTGGTCAGCAAACAGCTGATCTGTTGCTCTGGTCTGACGTCAATctatcaatcaaatatatttctaaagccctttttacatcagccaatgtcacaaagtgcttgtacagaaacccagcataaaaccccaaacagcaagcaatgcaggtgtagaagcacggtggctaggaaaaactctgtagaaaggcaggaacctaggaagaaacctagagaggaaccaggctctgaggggtggccagtcctcttctggctgtgccgggtggagattataacagaacatggccaagatgttcaaatgttcatagatgaccaacaggagattataacagtacatggccaagatctttgttacggctttcttccgttgaaagagagtcggaccaaaatgcagcgtggtaagttagatacatatttaatgatgaagaaaaaacaaacaaaacaaaacaacaaacgtaacgtgaaaacctaaactaTCTATCTTgtgctaaacacacacagagacaacgagaatcacctgactctgattgagaaccgcctcaggcagccatagactatgctagacaaccctactcagccacaatcccaatacctactaaaaccccaatacaaaaacacaacacaaaataaacccatgtcacaccctggcctgaccaaataaatatataaacacaaaatactaagaccagggcgtgacagaaccccccccccaaggtgcggactcccggccgcacactaaaacccataggggagggtccgggtgggcgtctgtccacggtggcggctccggctcgggacgtggaccccactccaaccaagtcttagtccccctgaaATGcatcctttgattggcgaccctcaccgccgacctaggcctaataaccctcaccaaggaccccactggactgaggggcagctcgggactgaggtagaagctcgggactgaggggaagctcgggactgaggggaagctcgggactgaggggaagctcgggactgaggggaagctcgggactgaggggaagctcagcactgaggggaagctcagcactgaggggaagctcagcactgagaggatgcctagtaccgagaggaagcccagtattgagaggaaactcaggcaggtagtaggcggatctggaggatcatggctgactggcggatcctggctgactggcggatctggaagatcctggctgactggcagctctggctgctccatgcagactggcggctccatgcagactggcagctctggctgctccatgcagactggcagctctggctgctccatgcagactggcagctctggctgctccatgcagactggcaggtctggctgctccatgtagactggcagctcaggctgctccatgcaggccggcagctcaggctgctccatgcaggctggcagctcaggctgctccatgtagactggcagctctggctgctccatgcaggctggcagctctggctgcgctgaacaggcaggagactccagcagcgctgtagaggaggaaggccctGGCAGTGCtgaacatgcgggagactccggcagcgcaggagaggaggaaggctctggcagcgctaaacaggcgggagactccggcagcgctggagagga
This window contains:
- the LOC112226510 gene encoding noelin-3-like, which codes for MRALSVVLNPLLFLLLFGYYPSVTVKPKEGWQVYSSAQDTEGRCICTVVAPEQNLCSRDAKEGQLRQLLEKVQNMSQSIEVLNLRTQRDFQYIMRMEGQFKELRSKFRQIETNKKTQVNRNFQELKGKMDALQPLIPVLEQYKTDAQLISQFKQEIRNLSMVLTAIQEEIGTYDYEELQQRVLNLESRLRNCMSKLTCGKLMKITGPVTVKTSGTRFGAWMTDPQASPRNNRVWYMDSYTNNKIVKEYKSIADFVSGAESRTYNLPFKWAGTDHVVYNGSLYYNKVQSNIVVCYRFETGRVVTQRALENAGFHNVYPYTWGGFSDIDLMADELGLWAVYATNQNAGNIVISQLNPDTLQVLGTWNTEYSKRNAGESFMICGTLYITNSHLTGAKVYYAYSTKTSSYEYTDIPFHNQFFHMSMLDYNARDRALYGWNNGHQVLFNVTLFHIIKTEDDS